The proteins below come from a single Dryobates pubescens isolate bDryPub1 chromosome 16, bDryPub1.pri, whole genome shotgun sequence genomic window:
- the LOC104301857 gene encoding C-terminal-binding protein 2, translating into MDRHKVKRQRLDRICEGIRPPIVNGPMPARPLVALLDGRDCTVEMPILKDVATVAFCDAQSTQEIHEKVLNEAVGALMYHTITLSRQDLEKFKALRVIVRIGSGYDNVDIKSAAELGIAVCNIPSSSVEETADSTLCHILNLYRRVTWLHQAMREGNRAASVEQIREVAGGAVRIRGETLGIIGLGRVGQAVALRAKSFGFNVIFYDPYLPDGVERSLGLQRVGTLQDLLMHSDCITLHCSLNEHNHHLINDFTIKQMRQGCFLVNTARGGLVDEKALAQALKEGRIRGTALDVHESEPFSFAQGPLKDAPNVICTPHTAWYSEQASIESREDAAKEIRRAITGHIPDALRNCVNKEYLLLAAQWSSIDPATVHPELNGAAAYRFPPGVVGVATPGLPEPPVVEGIVAHGIPPVSHSAPRTPSPGETSKLDADREIPADQ; encoded by the exons ATGGACCGGCACAAAGTGAAGCGGCAGCGGCTGGACCGGATCTGCGAAG GCATACGGCCTCCTATTGTGAATGGCCCAATGCCAGCACGGCCACTGGTTGCACTCCTGGATGGACGAGATTGCACTGTGGAGATGCCCATCTTGAAGGATGTTGCTACAGTGGCATTTTGTGACGCCCAGTCAACTCAGGAAATCCATGAAAAG GTGCTGAATGAGGCAGTAGGAGCTCTGATGTATCACACCATTACCCTTTCTCGTCAGGATCTGGAGAAATTCAAAGCCCTCAGGGTCATTGTGCGTATTGGCAGTGGCTATGACAATGTTGACATCAAATCTGCGGCAGAATTAG GCATTGCAGTTTGCAACATCCCCTCCTCCTCAGTAGAGGAGACTGCTGACTCCACCCTCTGCCACATCTTGAACCTCTATCGCCGTGTTACTTGGCTGCATCAGGCCATGCGGGAAGGGAACCGAGCTGCCAGTGTAGAGCAGATTCGAGAGGTGGCTGGAGGCGCTGTGCGTATCCGTGGGGAGACTTTGGGCATCATTGGACTGG GCCGAGTTGGACAGGCAGTGGCTTTGCGAGCCAAGTCCTTTGGCTTCAACGTGATTTTCTATGACCCCTATCTGCCGGATGGAGTGGAGCGATCCTTGGGTTTACAACGAGTAGGAACCCTGCAGGATCTACTAATGCACAGCGATTGCATCACATTGCACTGCAGCCTGAATGAACATAACCATCACCTCATCAATGACTTCACTATTAAAcag atgCGCCAGGGCTGCTTCTTAGTGAACACAGCTCGGGGAGGACTGGTAGATGAGAAAGCCTTAGCACAAGCCTTGAAAGAGGGGAGAATCAGAGGAACAGCATTGGATGTGCATGAGTCTGAGCCTTTCAG CTTTGCTCAGGGACCCTTAAAAGATGCACCCAATGTGATCTGCACCCCCCACACTGCCTGGTATAGTGAACAGGCTTCCATTGAATCCAGAGAAGATGCAGCGAAGGAGATCCGCAGAGCTATTACAG GTCACATACCTGATGCTTTGAGGAACTGTGTTAATAAGGAGTACTTGCTGTTAGCAGCTCAGTGGTCCAGTATTGATCCTGCAACTGTCCACCCAGAACTCAATGGAGCTGCAGCTTACAG GTTTCCTCCAGGAGTAGTGGGAGTAGCCACCCCTGGGCTACCAGAACCACCAGTAGTGGAGGGGATTGTAGCTCATGGGATCCCTCCTGTTTCTCACTCTGCACCACGTACCCCTTCCCCAGGAGAGACAAGCAAACTGGATGCAGACAGAGAGATTCCTGCTGACCAATAG
- the GFRA3 gene encoding GDNF family receptor alpha-3 yields the protein MGLSLFLGLLLFRAGALLAPPRSDCIAAEQLCLSNSTCNATYRTLEQCALAKTRVLPLDHDSRVRCLNAELDLGNSSLLHCKCQRRMKRQEHCLRVFWTVHASMADGYFNLETSPYENSANEEHWKTDYNKVAAVLSGSRLAGDATNPCLKATHVCNLSKKCVRHRTDYASICTRGAGSEDMCDRRKCHKGLRNFFEKVPEDFTKRILFCPCQDELCGERRRKTIVPECSFHYNTKPNCLWLLDSCLEDHICKSRLADFQQNCQPTDMSPDGCSQHNHAACLQAYMGMIGTPMTPNYISNSSVDISLWCTCESSGNQKEKCDQILGMFESNKCLENTILSQMHLKKEAPERLEDLLYSSSISFQGDSASTSLASEMSQVDEGKTQQDISEHSSMPMASSVYSGAAASWPSLVLFLPLLLSSH from the exons ATGGGGCTCTCCCTgtttctggggctgctcctcttccGAGCCG GAGCCCTTCTGGCCCCGCCGAGAAGCGACTGCATAGCAGCAGAACAGCTGTGCCTCTCGAATTCCACCTGCAATGCCACCTACAGGACCCTggagcagtgtgccctggctAAGACCCGCGTCCTCCCTCTGGATCACGACAGCAGGGTCAGGTGTCTGAATGCAGAGCTGGACCTCGGGAACAGCTCTTTGCTGCACTGCAAGTGCCAGCGGCGCATGAAGAGGCAGGAGCACTGCTTACGTGTGTTCTGGACCGTTCACGCCAGCATGGCAGATG GTTATTTCAATTTGGAGACCTCTCCCTATGAGAATTCAGCAAATGAGGAACATTGGAAGACAGATTATAATAAAGTGGCAGCCGTGTTATCAG GCTCACGGTTAGCAGGAGATGCAACAAATCCATGCCTGAAAGCAACTCACGTCTGTAATCTGAGCAAGAAGTGCGTCCGTCATCGCACCGACTACGCCTccatctgcaccaggggagcggGAAGCGAGGACATGTGTGACCGTCGCAAATGCCACAAAGGGCTCAGGAATTTCTTTGAGAAAGTCCCTGAGGATTTCACCAAAAGGATCTTATTCTGCCCGTGTCAGGATGAACTTTGTGGAGAACGACGCCGGAAAACTATTGTTCCTGAGTGTTCCTTCCACTAtaacaccaaaccaaactgcCTCTGGCTTCTGGACTCCTGCTTAGAAGACCATATCTGCAA ATCCCGACTGGCTGACTTCCAGCAAAACTGTCAACCTACAGACATGTCTCCAGATGGTTGCTCTCAGCACAACCACGCTGCATGCCTGCAGGCTTACATGGGGATGATTG GCACACCCATGACACCCAACTATATCAGCAACTCCAGTGTGGACATCTCCCTGTGGTGCACCTGTGAGAGCAGCGGCAACCAGAAGGAGAAGTGTGACCAGATACTCGGCATGTTTGAGAGCAACAAATGCCTTG AAAATACCATTTTGTCTCAAATGCACCTGAAGAAGGAAGCTCCAGAAAGACTGGAAGACTTACTTTATTCATCTTCCATAAGCTTCCAGGGAGACAGTGCAAGCACATCTCTTGCTTCAGAAATGTCCCAG GTGGATGAAGGGAAGACACAGCAAGACATCTCCGAGCACAGCAGCATGCCTATGGCCTCCTCTGTAtattctggagctgctgcttcttggccATCTCTGGTTCTCTTCCTGCCCCTGTTGCTGAGCTCGCATTAA